The following are encoded together in the Bacillota bacterium genome:
- a CDS encoding zinc-binding protein: MYQDKTLVCRDCGREFTFTASEQEFFASKGFENEPSRCPACRAARKQANRGGRFGDRQEPREMYPAICSNCGAETTVPFKPRNDKPVYCAECFQAMRARR, from the coding sequence ATGTACCAGGACAAGACCCTCGTGTGCAGGGACTGCGGTCGGGAGTTCACTTTCACCGCAAGCGAGCAGGAGTTCTTCGCGTCGAAAGGATTTGAGAACGAGCCCAGCCGTTGCCCGGCGTGCCGGGCGGCTCGGAAGCAGGCTAACCGTGGCGGTCGTTTCGGTGATCGCCAGGAGCCTCGCGAGATGTATCCGGCCATCTGCTCCAACTGCGGAGCTGAAACCACCGTCCCGTTCAAGCCGCGCAACGACAAGCCTGTCTACTGCGCCGAGTGCTTCCAGGCAATGAGAGCCAGGCGGTAA
- the phoU gene encoding phosphate signaling complex protein PhoU, giving the protein MTRRAYEQELRALKQNILMMGSTVEEAVHLAIEALAHQDVDLARQIIENDKRVDDLELSIEEQCLKLLALQQPLAGDLRMIATAIWVITDLERMGDHAVNISEIAVRIGKQPLIKPLVDIPRMAELATGMIKGCLDAFVARDPDLARKTCATDDQVDRIYEELFDELMGFIVNSSDTTTSSQAANLLFVARFLERIADHATNIGERVIYMVTGLRESY; this is encoded by the coding sequence GTGACGAGACGGGCATACGAACAGGAGCTTCGTGCCCTGAAGCAGAACATCCTAATGATGGGGAGCACGGTTGAGGAAGCAGTCCACCTCGCCATCGAAGCCCTCGCGCACCAGGACGTGGATCTCGCCAGGCAGATCATCGAAAACGACAAGCGCGTGGACGATCTCGAGCTCTCCATTGAAGAGCAGTGCCTCAAGCTTCTTGCGTTACAGCAGCCTCTGGCGGGCGACCTACGTATGATAGCCACGGCTATCTGGGTGATCACCGACCTGGAGCGCATGGGAGACCATGCCGTGAACATATCGGAGATCGCCGTCCGCATCGGCAAGCAGCCTCTCATAAAACCCTTGGTTGACATCCCCAGAATGGCCGAGCTCGCCACAGGAATGATCAAGGGCTGCCTTGATGCTTTCGTGGCGAGAGACCCCGACCTTGCCCGCAAGACGTGTGCCACCGACGACCAGGTAGACAGGATCTACGAGGAGCTTTTCGACGAGCTGATGGGGTTCATCGTGAACAGCTCCGACACGACGACGAGCAGCCAGGCCGCTAACCTCCTCTTCGTTGCGAGGTTCCTGGAACGCATCGCGGACCATGCCACAAACATTGGCGAGCGGGTCATCTACATGGTCACGGGGTTGCGGGAGAGCTACTGA
- a CDS encoding phosphate ABC transporter ATP-binding protein — protein sequence MPKIVTSRLNLFYGSFRALRDISISIEERKITALIGPSGCGKSTFLRTLNRMNDIIPGVRIEGRVTIDGQDIYGPGVDLVGLRKRVGMVFQRPNPFPMSVFDNVAYGPRIHGLATKATLPDIVERSLRAAALWDEVKDRLKDSALGLSGGQQQRLCIARVLAVEPEVLLMDEPCSALDPISTAKIEDLMTDLKQDYTIVIVTHNMQQAGRVSDKTGFFLSGELIEYGETKEIFERPRDKRTEDYITGRFG from the coding sequence CTGCCGAAAATAGTGACTTCGCGACTTAATCTGTTCTACGGCTCCTTTCGCGCTCTCAGGGACATATCCATTTCCATCGAGGAGCGGAAGATAACAGCGTTGATCGGGCCGTCGGGGTGTGGCAAATCAACGTTTCTCCGCACTCTGAACCGTATGAACGATATCATCCCTGGCGTGAGAATCGAGGGGCGTGTCACCATCGACGGACAGGACATTTACGGGCCCGGTGTTGACCTGGTGGGACTTCGCAAGAGAGTGGGCATGGTATTCCAGCGACCCAATCCGTTCCCCATGTCCGTGTTCGATAACGTGGCTTACGGGCCGCGCATTCACGGACTCGCGACGAAAGCCACTCTTCCCGACATTGTTGAGCGAAGCCTCAGGGCCGCGGCGTTGTGGGACGAGGTGAAAGACAGGCTGAAGGACTCTGCGCTGGGGTTGTCAGGCGGGCAGCAGCAGAGGCTGTGCATTGCGAGAGTGCTCGCAGTAGAACCCGAGGTGCTCCTGATGGATGAGCCGTGTTCGGCGCTCGACCCCATATCGACAGCAAAGATCGAGGATCTCATGACCGATCTCAAGCAGGACTACACGATAGTGATCGTCACCCACAACATGCAGCAGGCGGGGCGAGTATCTGACAAGACAGGGTTCTTCTTATCCGGTGAGCTTATAGAATATGGTGAGACGAAAGAGATATTCGAGCGACCGCGCGACAAGCGCACGGAGGACTATATAACGGGCAGGTTTGGTTGA